In Pongo abelii isolate AG06213 chromosome 5, NHGRI_mPonAbe1-v2.0_pri, whole genome shotgun sequence, a single genomic region encodes these proteins:
- the LOC100452448 gene encoding tubulin beta-2B chain → MREIVHIQAGQCGNQIGAKFWEVISDEHGIDPTGSYHGDSDLQLERINVYYNEATGNKYVPRAILVDLEPGTMDSVRSGPFGQIFRPDNFVFGQSGAGNNWAKGHYTEGAELVDSVLDVVRKESESCDCLQGFQLTHSLGGGTGSGMGTLLISKIREEYPDRIMNTFSVMPSPKVSDTVVEPYNATLSVHQLVENTDETYCIDNEALYDICFRTLKLTTPTYGDLNHLVSATMSGVTTCLRFPGQLNADLRKLAVNMVPFPRLHFFMPGFAPLTSRGSQQYRALTVPELTQQMFDSKNMMAACDPRHGRYLTVAAIFRGRMSMKEVDEQMLNVQNKNSSYFVEWIPNNVKTAVCDIPPRGLKMSATFIGNSTAIQELFKRISEQFTAMFRRKAFLHWYTGEGMDEMEFTEAESNMNDLVSEYQQYQDATADEQGEFEEEEGEDEA, encoded by the exons ATGCGTGAGATCGTGCACATCCAGGCGGGCCAGTGCGGCAACCAGATTGGCGCCAAG TTTTGGGAGGTCATCAGTGATGAGCATGGGATTGACCCCACTGGCAGTTACCATGGAGACAGTGATTTGCAGCTGGAGAGAATCAATGTTTACTACAATGAAGCCACTG GTAACAAATATGTTCCTCGGGCCATCCTCGTGGATCTGGAGCCAGGCACGATGGATTCGGTTAGGTCTGGACCATTCGGCCAGATCTTTAGACCAGACAATTTCGTGTTTG GCCAGAGTGGAGCCGGGAATAACTGGGCCAAGGGCCACTACACAGAGGGAGCCGAGCTGGTCGACTCGGTCCTGGATGTGGTgaggaaggagtcagagagctgTGACTGTCTCCAGGGCTTCCAGCTGACCCACTCTCTGGGGGGCGGCACGGGGTCCGGGATGGGCACCCTGCTCATCAGCAAGATCCGGGAAGAGTACCCAGACCGCATCATGAACACCTTCAGCGTCATGCCCTCACCCAAGGTGTCAGACACGGTGGTGGAGCCCTACAACGCCACCCTCTCTGTCCACCAGCTGGTGGAAAACACAGATGAAACCTACTGCATTGACAACGAGGCCCTGTATGACATCTGCTTCCGCACCCTGAAGCTGACCACCCCCACCTACGGGGACCTCAACCACCTGGTGTCGGCCACCATGAGCGGGGTCACCACCTGCCTGCGCTTCCCGGGCCAGCTGAACGCAGACCTGCGCAAGCTGGCGGTGAACATGGTGCCCTTCCCCCGCCTGCACTTCTTCATGCCCGGCTTCGCGCCCCTGACCAGCCGGGGCAGCCAGCAGTACCGGGCGCTCACGGTGCCCGAGCTCACCCAGCAGATGTTCGACTCCAAGAACATGATGGCCGCCTGCGACCCGCGCCACGGCCGCTACCTGACGGTGGCCGCCATCTTCCGGGGCCGCATGTCCATGAAGGAGGTGGACGAGCAGATGCTCAACGTGCAGAACAAGAACAGCAGCTACTTCGTGGAGTGGATCCCCAACAACGTGAAGACGGCCGTGTGCGACATCCCGCCCCGCGGCCTGAAGATGTCGGCCACCTTCATCGGCAACAGCACGGCCATCCAGGAGCTGTTCAAGCGCATCTCGGAGCAGTTCACGGCCATGTTCCGGCGCAAGGCCTTCCTGCACTGGTACACGGGCGAGGGCATGGACGAGATGGAGTTCACCGAGGCCGAGAGCAACATGAACGACCTGGTGTCTGAGTACCAGCAGTACCAGGACGCCACGGCCGACGAACAGGGGGAGTTCGAGGAGGAGGAGGGCGAGGACGAGGCGTAG